atatataggtcgctatatcaaaaaaaaaacaactggcttcaattatgattcgACGGAGTAcacctacttctgggtggtttacaaaaaaataacctcgatggctaaggcgggagcgtagcgcagcgatagtcggccaactttaaattgtaagtctgcggtgacactTAGTATACACCATTCAAGAGATGTTTTTGCTCTCACAAATACGTCAAAGTTACATAAACAACGATTTTATGTAGCAAGACGCCTCATACACACTTCtcatatggcggctctcgacataggcgaacgcgttggccaacgcgtctgcagacgcgttggcccaatgtgtagaacgggcgttcgcgcgttggccaacgtctaaatacctacggccaacgcgcgaacgcccgttctacacattgggccaacgcgtctgcagacgcgttggccaacgcgttcgcctatgtcgagagccgccattacacATATTCCCAAAGTGGGTCTCAACTCTCACTCAGcgttcaaattcaaatttcaaattctttattaagcgttgccagacgtcctgATTTTGGCGGAACGTCACgatttttaagttaaaatttaatgtcccgcgcgggacatgcGCAGTCCCGCAGcccgcttttcggggataaCTCGAACGTACGCGTGCTGAGAAAGACAGGTCTGTAACGACGATGAGTGTGGGAgatagaggggtggattttctaaggctacttttgctatctataattttaagttaaataaaatgtatataatgtgtttattttactttgaatTGTATATATGATTATCAATATATAtctataattgtattattaattttaagatatttttaatcACTTGTCCTCTAAGGGTTTGCATCTACCTCACATTCTCTGCAACACCCTAAGGTTTGGCTGGAAGATAATGCCAcgaggcattaagcccgcctttgtaCAGAAACgtgcaaaagttttaaataaaaaaaaaaaaaaaagataaaaattcgaaaacttatgattttatacgtttttactttttttctatgtcccgcttttgacggaagaatcccgctattttcactcaaaaagttccaaattCCTGACttgacacaaaaaaaaatcgggCAACGCTGGTCTCACTTAAAAATAGTGAGAcccaatattaaatatttcgcattaattataatatgatataaaatttatatcatattataattaatgcgaaatatttaatagttaatgcgaaagtgttgactgtctattatatctttatgcccaaaccgctaaaccaattttgctgattTGGTGTAGAGATACTTaaagacccgggaaaggacacaggatactatttattccggaaaagtgtacagtttccgtatgaatgaattttggcgtaagGGAATTGCGGGTGCCTAgtaagtatttactattttacaTGCGACATACCGCATGTAAAATAGAGATATCAAACGTTAGTAGTCAGCAATTATTAGATGGCACGTTCCtccttaaggcgctgtggttgagaaaatttcctatacgcaaaggtatatcagtacacaatttgacaaattctgctcgatagaaaaaaatctcaaagatgactgttataacgctgtttttcataattaaatcattttatggctaaattacacactttctagaaaaaactaaaaatgtagtacatttgtcgtaacctaacctaaacgacttgatatatttgatttgtgtaatactaaaaacaaaaggttttttctcctatttcctattatcaagtaaccgccactgtacaagtcgcgctgatatgaatgttattttaatgtcctttacgtcgatattcgtactgacagacatcgaccggCTAATTTTAGgaactactgggccttaatCGTTTAAAACTTAATGACCAACCAATGTATACGTGtataactaaaagaaaaaataatagaagTATGTTATTAACATACGTTTtgaaatacatacatatttttcgATATTTTTCGATATGAAGTTGCCTATTATAAGGACATAGGCAACTTCATATCATTCGATATGAAgttgcctatgtcctttcacatcGTCTAGTCTACTTCTACTGCAGCTACTGTATATTCCAAATCCCTAACATATAGGTAAaatgtaacaataaaatatgaacaGTATTTTTCAGTCTCCATTCTTTCTATTCTATCTACATTTTCCGCGATAAGAAGTAGCCTTCTGGGTCTAGTCTGTTACTACTACTGCATATTGCAAATCCCTTCTTATAGTTAAATGTAACAATAAATGAACAGTATTTTCCAGTCTCCATTTATCCGATTCTATCTACATTCTTCAAAACTGCGTGTCACGTTTCCACGAGCTATTTTCCAGCGACAACGACAATAGCGCAAtgttttattgtattgtaaagttacaatattcaatataaaatatcaatGGATATTTACAAGCTAGTATTTACTACTACTTATCAACAAGGaagtaaaagtaaatatttcttGAATTAACACATACAGGgctttcatttaataaaaatctatataatattcaaaataaaattttaaaaactcaaGGACGGCTAAGCCGATCTGGTCAATTTGGTCCTTAAACATTCATGGCAGTCCAGGGATGGTTtggaggaaagtgatacgaaatTCACCAGGTCATCTTGtgtatgataaaattaatgtcgTTTTccttcaaaatcataattttctttTGTACTTGATATTGTCTTCGGAGTGTCGCGCAGCAACTGCTCTATTATCggagaaaaaaattaacttgtATCCCTGTCTGGTGCTCTAAGTATCAAAAGTTTCATCCAAACCGGCTCAGCCATTACAGCGTTAAGGTGTAGCCGAGAGACaaatatttttgcatttttaatatataaagtaGGTAGTAGTACGTCTATGGATTTATAGAATACGAtatttttgatttgatgatattttttatttaattattttgtatacaTAACAAACAAAATGCTATGAAAATGATTCCACAGTTGATGATATTatagtcataaaaatattatatccttatCAAATATCCTTAAATTGACCCATCAAAATGAAAGGCCCACCACTTAATTGTTACGGCCGAATTTTAGGTTAAGTTGATGTAAAGATAAGATGGATGAGATTACGCGAGTAATAACCAACTTTCTGCATAATTTGCCAAAGTTTTTTACAATAAAGTGTGATTTATTACAACATATTTCTTATAAATATTCTTACTCCTTTATTTTACTTGTAACACCGGggttataagtaggtactaacggtaaaagttaacttaaaatataaaggtCAACATTTTAATAACTCTACactaattacaatttacaatatccATTGGCATTTGCAGTATGAAAGTAAACTTGTTTAGTGGATAAATGTGGATTCCGAATCTCAAAATCATTATCTTCTGATGGATGGTTTCGGTCATAGTAGAATGAATAATggcttttattaaaataactctaacacttttacaatgttttgtcgAACTTGCTAATTATGTTGTCCTATAtccataacgcctccgtggtctagtggtatagagcgcggctcttgactcggagttcGTGGATtctattcccgcgttggaaacatgttatttccaagtttggttaggacaatgcaggctgatcacctgattgtctgacaagtaagatgatccatgcgtcggatgggcatgtaaaaagtcggtcctgcgcctgatctctcgccagtcgtcgtcgtcgtcttccgtcccactgggttatgagagtaaaggaatagagagtgctcttgtatactgcgcacacacttgggcactataaaattactgcgcagctggcctggtttcactgaaaccggccaccgtcaccgaaaccggtgtgggagctgttATGTTATACTATGTCCATTGTCTACAAGgactaagagccagtccacaggGTGCGCTGCGTCAGCATTGCGTCGAAGCAGCgatgccgttgcgttgttttacatacaaataaccaaggtgttcacacggctgGACTGGTTTTCACTATGTACCAACCCTATTTCTTTTCAAAGGAGCCATGACTTGTGATGAAAAACACCATTCAGTCAGTTAGATATATAAACTGAGGAGAATTGGAGGAAATCAATAACATAACCACTGCAGTACTTACAACAGCAAGAACAAAGAAGATCCAAAATGGCCTTCCGCAACTTCTGTGTCTGCGTTCTGCTTGCTTTGGTAAGTTTCATTATGAATATAATTAGTAATATAATCAGGTCATTATATTactcattataatatatacttataggTATATATAGCTTTGCTTTGATGAGTTCAATTTAGAAGAATTAGGTACTATTTCACCACTtattgataagtgccggataggctattcacaaattATCCGACAGATCATCAGTatatgtcagataagttgtgtgtgttgtgtgtgtgtgttgtgtgtgtgtgtgtgtagcctatccgacacttatcaggaagtggtgaaactggcTCTTAATAAAATAACTGCCTAGGATACAATTAAATAGATAACATTAGATATCTTTCAGGAGCAATGGTTTTCAGACATACTTCACTATTAAGCTTGATGATAATGACCATGATAATGATCTTGATGGATGGTGCCATGATTGGCAGGATGAGAGCATAGCTGTCGGCTGTCTACAGTAAATTTAAGAGTCGAAATCGATTTTAAGTATCAGAGGTGACGAATCTACATATTGTTCTTGTTGTATAGTCCATAATTGGCCGACGTAAAGAGCCCATGTCATATTTAAACAGAATttgctttttatatttttttcctaaaaaccAAATGCCTCCTTTTACCATCTTTCAGGCAGTGGGAAACGTCATCACGGCTGAGGAGGAGAGGTTTTGGCCCATGTCTTTCAACCCCTTGGACTTCTTCAACATGTTCTTCAGCGGTAGCATCGGTAACAGCTCCCGAACCAAGAGGGCCTTACCTTACTTCGCCAGCTGCAACTATACCAATTCTAGCCAGGTGAGAAGAGACTTGATACTCATTAGTAAACGAATATGTTTACTTATGACACCTGTTGCGGGAATGCCCATTTTTACTTATAATGGGATTCGGTCGCTGTTGGGTGCAATGCTTTTAACcaatcaagccccataagctcaccggtgagcgagacacaatagaataacaatagatttccaagaatccacgatcgaaggattaaattcCTTATTATAAAACTACCTCTACAACTTTTCTACAGTCACTTATGTCTTCAGCCAGTAACCGCAATGCAGAACATAAGCGACtataatttgacgacctctgtggctcagttggtgggctgttggtagctcaagccgggggtcgcgggttcgaatcccgccgacggaacaaaaagttttcaaagttcctgggtcatggatgtgtattaaatatgtgtatcatataataaaaatcttaaatatatgtatagtataaaagtattaaatatatttccgttatctggtacccgtagcacaagtccttcaggtacttagcatggggccagactgacgccagaagcgtccatagatataaaatatctatggacgcttcacaccacgtcagtctttGAAGTCGGAAACGTATTAACCAAATTGTTTTTTGAAGGCGGAAACGTATTAACCAGATTGTTTTTGAAGCCGGAAACGTATTACCCAAATTATTTTTCAGGCCGGATTGCAATGCCGCGACTGTAACACAGCATCCCGCTGCTACCCCAACAACAGGGCGCTAGTGAGGTCCTGCAGCGGGTTCTTTCCGTACTGCAACAACGGCCGCTGCTCCTTCCAGCCCGGACCGCTGTGCAGCTCCGGCTCGTCCAGCTCCGGATCTGGATCCGGATCTGGATCTGGATCTGGATCTGGATCTGGATCTGGATCTGGATCTGGATCCGGATCGGGATCTGGATCCGGATCTGGATCCGGATCCGGCTCCGGATCTGGATCCGGGTCCGGCTCCGACAGCTCCAACTCCAGTAGCACCAACTCTACCTCCGGCTAAATGTAAAGGTGAGTGCACTGAACCTCGGACTCGCATAGTAATTATGTACTTTGCGACAGCAACGCAACAGGCCTTTGATAGCTGCAgtcattgtaccatcgaggaaattgattcctatgcagttgacggacctacggcATGCGGTCAACTTATGTcaataattcaatgttagctgtgatcggtcaatatgggtttgacataacgcgaccaaattacttaggtctcccatctgcctaggaatcaacttctctgatagtacaatatttgctatttgtttttttttcacggtCACGAGGAGCGCGGGAGAATCCGGGTCTCCTTATGGGCCGGCCCATAAGGATACTTATATCCAACTTTACTGTGGTGTTTGCTGTTTGTCAAAAAtaatttgacagataaagtaaATATCGCGCAATAGCTGCTATCAAATacctgttgcattgctgtcgcaagatacgTAATCTTCTGATGATTCTGCTATTTCCGTACAATTAATATTACCTTAAAGTGATAGCTAACTTTCGGAGCTTGCGCatttttgctgtcagttttaccacagtcatggctgtaactgatggataacctacgaCATATAagtaagagcgtgacagacggttgcatgagGTTGAtcgacgaaaatctggatatcttgattttagcttcatgcaaccatcagtcacgggTTTTTGAGAGAGTGTTGTCACAATGATGAAaaaacaaaataggaaaaaattagaaacgtatacctttaaaaattttggctttgactgacataaaactgaagagaattgagtgatcgtctaataccattcgtcagtccatcagtcaccatcaatcaaacataattcatgattgacggaattcagaattgtcgcttgcatgagcgtgtaatggatgccttagacTATTATTCTTCATTATTGTCTGTTCAAAATAGGCATTTAGCACGTTTAGAATATATTCTCTCTTCTTGCAATTACTATTGTAAGTTTATGTTCAGATTCATTAAGGTTCTATTACTAAATGCACTCGATCTAAtcattcatattttgtttttcagaCGCGGCTGGTTACGTTTTTGCGAAAACTCCGATTTACatcattcaattaaataattttcaaatttagTTAACCCTATCTAAATATGGTCAATTATTGTAATTCCTATTGACACTCGTATAATTggtgtgaaaataaataaacattttcgaACATTACCTTTTTAATTTATCCTTTCCAACTCCTATACTATTTTCAGTCTCTAATTCTCACATTTAATGTAAAGATTTTACTGTTTATGAATGCATTTAAGTatgaattttaagttttttaatcttttttctCTTGCGATTTGGACAGCTAAACAATTTCAATAAGTGAAACATATTCAGTTAGAAATAATcgctttaaaatttcaaaacctTTTATAAAATGTAGAGTAGAAATTAGATTTATCATTTCACcaatatatagtaatattattatagaaggTTTTTGCTAATATATGCATTATTTgcatcttaaatattttaataaacattatttgcCTGTCATctacttaataatttaaaaaactgttttgtttagctaattatagttatttttaattaagttaagAACACTGAACAACCTTCTGTTATTGAGAGCTTAAAATTATTGCCTTGGAGTAAAAATAggatattacataaaaaaagttattaaaataataggaAACACATAAAATGTGAaaggttatttattattatcctcCAACGTGTTGTAGAGTATTTACGACCGCGGGGAGCTATTTCGTACAAAGCCTCCAAAGCCTTTTAGGTCATAGAGACATTACGATTAGaaaaaagtttgtatatttCTGACTTATCGTTATGTAAGATTTTAGACGATTGATAACCACGATTGCTATCACAATTGCTACAGTGTGGCATAAAAACTAAGCGAAGAAAGTATAAGCACATGTAAATTGTACAATCTACATTGTATAGTCGACAAACGTTTAACTTGTAGAGTCTACAAGTTGGCCGTTTATGGacaagccctggaaaaaattggCAGGGAGGTTTAATTGCAGGTGGTTATGAACCTTTGAatagaaagaataataattatttcggtTAAGAAtatttgtttgtaatattgCGCATGACAGGATAAATTTTATccctataaaaacaaaaatacctCTCTCCAGGTTTTTAAAAACCTGTATATTTTGTCCATAACCGGCCAACTTGTAGAGTTTACACGTACTTACACTTTCTTTCCTTAGATTTAGTGCGACACTTTGAACTTCTGAAAATCTGAATACACCTTTATTCTTAAGCGGCCTTTCCACCCATTATTGACAAAATAATATGCAGTAGATTATGTAGGTTactgattatttataataacacTAAGATTGTATCTTTCTATTATGGTCTTGGCATGAAAaatttagaaatatttaaacattataatatggtTTCTTAGTACTTGGACAAGAAAAATCTAAAGACTCTTTCTACTCGAATGGAGCCATTTTAACACCATTTTCTAGCGCGGATATTGTACTCTTGACCAAGCTATTGTCAATTCAAGATAGAACCTTATTGAATGGACTGAAAACGATATCAGGTTTCTGAAAAGCTAGTTGAGTGGCGAGTGGAAAAGGATGTATAATATCcatatccacactaatattataaatgcgaaagtgtgtctgtctgtctgtccatctatctgactgtttgtctgttacctcttcacgcttaaaccgctgagataccttgagtcccggaaaaggacataggatagtttttatcccggatgatccatgcgtcggatgggcatgtaaaaagtcggtcctgcgcctgatctctcgccagtcgtgtcggtcttccgtcccactgggttatgagagtaaaggaatagagagtgctcttgtgtactgcgcacacacctgggtactataaaattactcctgcgtacctggcccggtttcaatgaaaccagccaccgtcaccgaaaccggtgtggggagtattataagAGAAAGAAGTCGTATATTTTTCATCGATCCCAAGTTAAATTGGTTTGTAGTCACAGAATAGGTACATAttagatataataaaataaaaatacatttttgtctttttatctaattatataaagtatataatattattgtgtctaTTACAATAAAACCTTTTTTCATTGTAGTTGTGAAGTGTACACACTACACAAAGACTTACAAGTTCACATATCAGTTGAAAATCACGCCTCATGCCCTCACGAGTTGTTTACAGTTATTGCACGAGTTATTGTATGAAATTGTATGAGACTTTatgaaattgtatgaaaggcTTTCACGAAGTTATTCCTCGGTTACAGAACATTGTTTCCATTTGACTTGCATTAATATCGCTTCAGGGCTGAAACTTGAAATTGATTGTACTACATCTCAGTTTGTCATTCTTCGTATTGATGGTAtcgttatttaaaatatgtttactgTAGTAACGCAGTAAGTCTACCTTTTAAATAATCTTAAAAGGTAGatcctattaaaattatttaaaagaaaaaaacgcAACATTTTCTTACAGAAACTCTTGGAAGCTACGTTTTACATGGAGTTGTACCTCAGTCTGCTTATGcctttataaaatgtataatgcTTCATTACCATccaattcataattcatttatcgccatcaaatatattatgagtaattaaaaataacctaAATTCTAGCATAGGCTAAGGAAATTCtaggtagtaataataataatttatcagcCATGATAAAAGTGCCATCCCTGaacaagaaaaacaataatgtCCACTCATACGAGTATATAAAGAGCTGTTACTACTTTACCTAAGCTTGCAGCTAAGTTCAAACAATATGACTGCAACAAATCAAATGCTTTTTCATATCTTTCTGGCTACGGTAAGAATTTTGACAATGTATTAATTAGAAATAATCtgaaataactataattttatttgataatattCTCATTCAGGTGCTAGTAAATGCGTTACTAGAAACTTCTGTAGCATATGAACATGGTCCAGAACATGATGAAGATCCAAAGCATCATCACAGCGATGCAGCAAATGAAACTGATGGTCATGAACGAAAATTCCATTGGCCTAGCTCAGTGACCATAGGAATTCATCGTGAAGCAAATGTCGATGGGCCAGACCATTCTAATCCAGGAAATGACACTGTTGATGGGGCTAGGAAATTCCATTGGCCAAGTTCTGCCTCTTTAACTATCCATCGTGCTGGCCAAGTCGATTCAGATGCTGCAAGACAAATGGATGGACCAAATGCTCCAGGAAACTACACAGATGGTGAAAGAAAATTTCACTGGCCAGGCTCAGTAAGCTTTGAAATCCATCGTGAAGCAAAAGTCGACGGACCAGACCATCCAACTCCAGGGAATGACACTGAAGATGGTGAAAGAAGATTCCGTTGGCCGAGCTCAATGGGTTTCACAATCAGTCGCGCTGGACCAGCAATGCATCATGGGAATCCACTAGCACCAGAAGGTGACAAACCTGACCAAGAGGATAAGTCATTCGGATTCTCACCGGTATTAGTGCCATGCAATCATACAACTCAGGTTCGTAATTTTACTTAACCAGCCGCAGTCAAAGACATTTAACGGgcctagtctatatatataaaactcaaaggtgactgactgattgacatagtgatctatcaacgcacagcccaaaccactggacggatcgggctgaaatttggcatgcaggtagatgttatgacgtaggcatccgctaagaaaggattttgataaattccaccccaaagggttcaaatagggggtgaaagtttgtatataataatacttcttaacgcgagcgaagccgcgggcaaaagctcgtacctAATAATTTGACAGAAACTGTATGCAAATTGTTGTAAAAATCATTTAAGTTACATAATCGTTTAATCTCTCTGAGTGTGGCTGTTAGTGTATATCCATAGTTTAAACTTTACCCGTTGCATTAAATGTAACaaagcttaaaaataaaatatccgaAGAGAAATTCGGAAGTACAGAAAGTAAAATTATGTTGAAAGTATGACGCGAATAACAATTTATCAAATGGCCTAACAAAGAAATTCTTTAGCTAACGAATTTGTTCCTAGGTATTTGAGGCGAATAATTCTTTGATGTTAATGTTCAGCATTAGGCAAGTAATTCCTTTTGAAGAAAtgttttaaagtttattaatattaattttgcaTCACAAAGGCTGAGGCACatcataaatataaaccttatgAGAGATTTGCTAtaggaaaaatattatatacttagggcctgtttaaccactttcagataaagttccgaataggctattcaaaaatttttcgacagattctccatacttgatctgtcaagttaaaaattggtggatagccttatgtctgtgcctattcgtcacttatcaggaagtggtaaaacaggcccttagtctcgTTCTATTTTGTTGTATGTATATCTCGTTATTGTTAATACCTattacatgacgcccgcaactccgttgcgccataattcgtttatcgcgcggaaaccgtatattttccgggataaaaaatatcccatgtcctttATCGGAACTCAAcatatttccataccaaattgcagAAAAATTGGTTCactgatttgggcgtgaagaggtaaaagacacaCACACTTTAGCATGTATATTATTAAAGATATAAATTTAAAGGGGACAAGATGATATTCAACACAGTTTCTGAAAGTGTCTGCctaatttactttatttaccATGACCTGACCCAAGGTTCGATTGTGCTGGCACAATAAGTCTGTGCTCATTAGGGCGCATTTttataacggccgttcccaatatttgatctatctctggttttgccctactagagataggaatagctcacattagacattagagacatatattttatgtcaactgtgagctattcctatctctagtagggcaaaaccagagatagatcaaatattgggaacggccgttagtcgttaactcgtacggtatacagcatacgtGGAGTCTATGACAACGAATGGCGCATGTCTATTGGTCGTGCCATGATCTCCCGCACCCCACATGCGTgccctatcgaccagtgaaaatgcgccattacAGTTAGTGTCACGAATATGTCTGTCTTAATACAGTAGGGCCTTGATAGTCCGTACCGCTGACTAATCGAGGGTAATCCGAATACCTCTATAATCCGAACGACCTCCCTTCACAAATCACTCCTAtgaccgcgccgcgccgccgcattCTAGTGCCGAGAATCGAGATAGAcgtcttaagaggccgggtaccatcgaaattctcatacatacgtaataccaaaagcATTTTCTCATAcggaaatatttaacatttttcagcttaaaatagtaattacttaGGTTTCTgcttaaaaatttactacaaaatatttaaacacaaaaaaatatagtgaaacaccaaaaatatataaataaatagttttactacaaaatatttaaactttagaaaatgtataatattattcaacgtctgaaatgacgtcattgGGCTTCGGCTTGACTGAGCATGCCATCTCGCTCGGTCTCAAGATCTCCAAAATCTTTTATTCAGagttaatttttaacattttttttctgaacGTCGAAACTACTCGGTGCCTATCACCGGTTTGGAAACTAACCCGGCGACCACGCAAATTcccaaaaatattaacaataacACCTGACTTATGTTTGTAAGTTTCGATTATCCACAGGCCGGCCATAGATGTGCTGACTGCACCCACACCCTGCTGTGTTACTCCAACAACCTGGGTGTCAAACGCGACTGCGGCCCGCGGTACTGTGATGATGGGAGATGCTCCTCGCAACCCACTGCCAATTGTGCCGACGCATCAAACGAATAATGTAACTTTTAATATGCTATCTGTAAATCTA
This genomic window from Aricia agestis chromosome 17, ilAriAges1.1, whole genome shotgun sequence contains:
- the LOC121735393 gene encoding GPI-anchored hemophore cfmA-like isoform X1; this encodes MAFRNFCVCVLLALAVGNVITAEEERFWPMSFNPLDFFNMFFSGSIGNSSRTKRALPYFASCNYTNSSQAGLQCRDCNTASRCYPNNRALVRSCSGFFPYCNNGRCSFQPGPLCSSGSSSSGSGSGSGSGSGSGSGSGSGSGSGSGSGSGSGSGSGSGSGSGSGSDSSNSSSTNSTSG
- the LOC121735393 gene encoding GPI-anchored hemophore cfmA-like isoform X2, producing the protein MSFNPLDFFNMFFSGSIGNSSRTKRALPYFASCNYTNSSQAGLQCRDCNTASRCYPNNRALVRSCSGFFPYCNNGRCSFQPGPLCSSGSSSSGSGSGSGSGSGSGSGSGSGSGSGSGSGSGSGSGSGSGSGSGSGSDSSNSSSTNSTSG
- the LOC121735386 gene encoding uncharacterized protein LOC121735386, which translates into the protein MTATNQMLFHIFLATVLVNALLETSVAYEHGPEHDEDPKHHHSDAANETDGHERKFHWPSSVTIGIHREANVDGPDHSNPGNDTVDGARKFHWPSSASLTIHRAGQVDSDAARQMDGPNAPGNYTDGERKFHWPGSVSFEIHREAKVDGPDHPTPGNDTEDGERRFRWPSSMGFTISRAGPAMHHGNPLAPEGDKPDQEDKSFGFSPVLVPCNHTTQAGHRCADCTHTLLCYSNNLGVKRDCGPRYCDDGRCSSQPTANCADASNE